Proteins encoded by one window of Drosophila melanogaster chromosome X:
- the svr gene encoding silver, isoform I, translated as MNTCLEGNCESLPNYVGRGNAANIDLNRDFPDRLEQSHVHQLRAQSRQPETAALVNWIVSKPFVLSANFHGGAVVASYPYDNSLAHNECCEESLTPDDRVFKQLAHTYSDNHPIMRKGNNCNDSFSGGITNGAHWYELSGGMQDFNYAFSNCFELTIELSCCKYPAASTLPQEWQRNKASLLQLLRQAHIGIKGLVTDASGFPIADANVYVAGLEEKPMRTSKRGEYWRLLTPGLYSVHASAFGYQTSAPQQVRVTNDNQEALRLDFKLAPVETNFDGNFRKVKVERSEPPQKLKKQFNGFLTPTKYEHHNFTAMESYLRAISSSYPSLTRLYSIGKSVQGRDLWVLEIFATPGSHVPGVPEFKYVANMHGNEVVGKELLLILTKYMLERYGNDDRITKLVNGTRMHFLYSMNPDGYEISIEGDRTGGVGRANAHGIDLNRNFPDQYGTDRFNKVTEPEVAAVMNWTLSLPFVLSANLHGGSLVANYPFDDNENDFNDPFMRLRNSSINGRKPNPTEDNALFKHLAGIYSNAHPTMYLGQPCELFQNEFFPDGITNGAQWYSVTGGMQDWNYVRAGCLELTIEMGCDKFPKAAELSRYWEDHREPLLQFIEQVHCGIHGFVHSTIGTPIAGAVVRLDGANHSTYSQVFGDYWKLALPGRHNLTVLGDNYAPLRMEVEVPDVHPFEMRMDITLMPDDPQHWASANDFRIIENVVNTRYHTNPQVRARLAELENQNGQIASFGYADSEFGTIFNYLKMTSDIGEPEEHKYKLLVVSSLYDTTAPLGREILLNLIRHLVEGFKLQDTSVVELLKRSVIYFLPQTSKFQNVFDMYNSNTSICDPVLGDELAERILGPETDQAKDVFLQFLRSERFDLMLTFGAGNSDLNYPKGDSVLVKFAHRMQRTEFNYSPLQCPPSATRQLHRETTERLTNMMYRIYNLPVYTLGISCCRMPHQKKIASVWRKNIDKIKNFLALVKTGVSGLVQNDKGQPLREAYVRLLEHDRIINVTKNVARFQLMLPHGLYGLEVTAPNYESQMIKVDVEDGRVTELGIIRMHPFTLIRGVVLELPNNDNRATTSIAGVVLDESNHPVRNAKVSVVGQTQLRNFTGSMGQYRISAVPLGTITLKVEAPRHLEATRQMHLIQGGLATENVVFHLKVNEHVFGLPRFLFILCASVLIIVGVIVCVLCAQFWFYRRHRGDKPYYNFSLLPQRGKEQFGLEDDDGGDDGETELFRSPIKRGMTIQPYFDEEQLERILHTDDDDDDGPHMEPELDVADDSEDDIVMLHNNGNKRRH; from the exons ATGAACACTTGTTTG GAAGGCAACTGCGAGTCGCTGCCCAACTATGTGGGTCGTGGCAATGCGGCCAACATCGATTTGAATCGCGATTTCCCCGATCGCCTGGAGCAGAGCCATGTCCACCAGTTGCGCGCCCAGTCTCGTCAGCCGGAAACAGCAGCCCTGGTAAATTGGATCGTTAGCAAACCGTTTGTGCTCTCCGCCAATTTCCATGGCGGAGCTGTTGTGGCCAGCTATCCCTATGACAACTCCTT GGCTCACAATGAGTGCTGCGAGGAGAGTTTGACTCCGGATGATCGGGTCTTCAAGCAGCTGGCCCACACCTATTCTGACAACCATCCGATTATGAGAAAGGGCAACAATTGCAACGATAGCTTCTCGGGAGGTATCACCAACGGAGCCCACTGGTATGAGTTGTCCGGTGGAATGCAGGACTTTAACTATGCGTTTAGCAACTGTTTCGAGCTGACCATCGAGTTGTCGTGCTGCAAGTATCCGGCAGCAAGCACTTTGCCCCAGGAATGGCAGCGGAACAAGGCATccctgctgcagctgctgcgccAGGCACATATCGGCATCAAGGGCCTGGTGACCGATGCCAGTGGCTTTCCAATAGCCGATGCCAATGTCTACGTGGCTGGACTAGAGGAGAAACCCATGCGCACTTCCAAACGTGGCGAATACTGGAGGCTTTTGACCCCGGGACTCTATAGCGTGCACGCCTCCGCTTTTGG TTACCAGACCAGTGCCCCGCAACAGGTCCGGGTGACCAACGATAACCAGGAGGCCTTGCGCCTGGACTTTAAGCTTGCGCCCGTCGAGACGAACTTTGATG GCAACTTCCGGAAAGTAAAGGTCGAGCGCTCTGAGCCTCCACAGAAGCTCAAGAAGCAGTTCAATGGGTTCTTGACCCCGACTAAATACGAACACCACAACTTTACGGCAATGGAGAG CTATCTGAGGGCGATTAGCAGCAGCTATCCTTCCCTTACACGCCTCTACAGCATCGGTAAAAGCGTCCAGGGTCGTGATCTTTGGGTGCTTGAGATTTTTGCCACGCCGGGTTCTCATGTCCCGGGGGTTCCGGAGTTCAAATATGTGGCAAACATGCATGGCAACGAGGTGGTGGGCAAGGAATTGCTTCTAATCCTCACCAAATATATGCTGGAACGCTATGGCAATGATGACAGGATTACCAAGCTGGTGAATGGCACCCGTATGCATTTTTTGTACAGCATGAACCCCGATGGGTATGAGATCTCCATCGAGGGCGACAGAACCGGCGGAGTTGGAAGAGCGAATGCCCATGGAATTGATTTGAACAGAAACTTCCCCGATCAATATGGCACGGACCGGTTCAATAAGGTGACAGAGCCAGAGGTGGCTGCCGTCATGAACTGGACACTGTCGCTGCCGTTTGTTTTGTCCGCCAATCTCCATGGGGGCTCCTTGGTGGCCAACTACCCCTTCGACGATAacgaaaatgattttaatgatCCGTTTATGAGACTCCGCAATTCTAGTATCAATGGCCGCAAGCCAAATCCCACCGAGGATAATGCTCTTTTCAAACACCTCGCCGGGATTTATTCAAACGCACACCCCACTATGTACCTGGGCCAGCCATGTGAGCTCTTCCAGAATGAATTCTTCCCTGATGGCATTACGAATGGTGCTCAATGGTATAGTGTTACTGGGGGAATGCAGGACTGGAACTATGTGCGGGCTGGATGCCTGGAGCTAACCATCGAAATGGGTTGCGATAAGTTTCCCAAGGCCGCCGAGCTTTCGCGATACTGGGAGGATCATCGCGAGCCTCTGCTACAGTTTATCGAGCAAGTGCATTGCGGCATTCATGGATTTGTGCATAGCACCATTGGTACGCCGATTGCGGGAGCTGTTGTTCGTTTGGATGGAGCCAATCATTCGACCTACAGTCAAGTCTTCGGTGACTATTGGAAGCTAGCGCTGCCTGGTCGACACAATCTCACTGTGTTGGGGGACAACTATGCGCCACTACGAATGGAAGTTGAAGTACCCGACGTCCACCCCTTCGAAATGCGAATGGATATCACCCTCATGCCAGACGATCCCCAGCATTGGGCATCCGCCAATGACTTTAGGATTATTGAAAACGTAGTCAACACAAGGTATCACACTAACCCTCAAGTTCGCGCACGCCTGGCGGAGCTGGAGAACCAAAATGGACAGATTGCCAGCTTTGGATATGCCGATTCTGAATTTGGCACAATCTTCAATTACCTCAAAATGACATCTGAT ATTGGCGAGCCCGAGGAACACAAGTACAAGCTGTTGGTGGTCAGTTCCCTATACGATACAACGGCTCCTCTGGGAAGGGAAATTTTGCTCAACCTGATACGACACTTGGTCGAAGGATTTAAGCTGCAGGACACGTCTGTAGTCGAGTTGCTTAAACGAAGTGTTATCTACTTCCTGCCGCAGACTAGCAAGTTCCAAAATGTCTTTGACATGTACAACAGCAA CACCTCCATTTGCGACCCAGTCCTGGGGGATGAGTTAGCAGAGCGCATTCTTGGCCCGGAGACAGACCAGGCCAAGGACGTATTCCTGCAATTTTTGCGTAGCGAACGCTTTGATTTGATGCTTACCTTTGGAGCAGGCAACTCCGACTTGAACTATCCGAAAGGGGACTCGGTGCTAGTGAAGTTTGCCCACAGAATGCAGCGAACGGAGTTCAACTACTCGCCCCTGCAGTGCCCTCCATCGGCCACGAGACAGCTCCACCGGGAGACCACCGAGAGATTGACCAATATGATGTACCGCATATACAATTTGCCCGTTTACACCTTGGGCATTTCCTGCTGCCGCATGCCGCACCAAAAGAAAATCGCTTCCGTTTGGCGCAAAAACATCGATAAGATTAAGAACTTTTTGGCTCTAGTGAAAACCGGAGTAAGTGGCTTGGTGCAGAACGATAAAGGACAACCATTGAGGGAGGCCTATGTCCGATTGTTGGAGCACGATAGAATCATTAATGTTACCAAGAATGTGGCGAGATTCCAGTTGATGCTGCCCCATGGTCTTTATGGCTTGGAGGTAACTGCTCCCAACTACGAGTCGCAAATGATTAAGGTGGACGTAGAAGATGGTCGAGTCACGGAATTGGGCATTATACGCATGCATCCATTCACGTTGATTCGTGGCGTTGTCCTGGAGCTGCCAAATAACGATAACAGAGCCACCACTAGCATTGCAGGAGTGGTGCTGGATGAGAGCAACCACCCAGTGCGGAACGCCAAGGTCTCGGTGGTGGGGCAGACTCAATTGAGAAACTTTACAGGCAGCATGGGACAGTATCGTATATCGGCGGTACCCTTAGGCACCATCACTCTAAAAGTAGAGGCACCGCGGCATCTGGAGGCCACCCGACAAATGCACCTGATTCAGGGCGGCTTGGCCACAGAGAACGTGGTCTTTCACCTAAAAGTTAACGAGCATGTCTTTGGATTGCCTCGctttttgttcattttgtGCGCCAGCGTTCTGATCATTGTTGGTGTCATCGTCTGTGTGCTATGTGCCCAGTTTTGGTTCTATCGACGCCATCGGGGGGATAAGCCTTATTATAACTTCTCACTGCTGCCGCAGAGGGGTAAGGAGCAGTTTGGCCTTGAGGACGATGATGGGGGTGATGATGGGGAAACGGAGCTCTTTCGATCTCCCATCAAAC GCGGCATGACCATACAGCCGTACTTTGATgaggagcagctggagcgGATCCTGCACAcggatgacgatgacgacgacggaCCGCACATGGAGCCAGAACTTGATGTGGCTGACGATAGCGAAGACGACATAGTGATGTTGCATAACAACGGGAACAAGAGACGGCACTAG